In the Hydrogenobacter sp. genome, one interval contains:
- the rplI gene encoding 50S ribosomal protein L9 codes for MKVILIQDLEGYGVFGDIISVKDGFANNYLIPRGIALPATEGNLRQVQSIIQQRMRKFEREKEKALSLAKALEGTMLEISKPVGEKGKLFGSVTATDISEALKEKGFDIDRRRIILKNPIKEVGIYTVQIRLHPQVSVELKVEIRPS; via the coding sequence ATGAAGGTGATACTTATTCAAGATCTGGAAGGTTATGGTGTCTTTGGAGATATCATAAGTGTAAAAGATGGCTTTGCTAACAACTACCTAATTCCTAGAGGTATAGCTCTGCCTGCAACCGAGGGAAATCTCAGGCAAGTTCAGAGCATAATACAGCAGAGAATGAGAAAATTTGAAAGAGAAAAAGAGAAAGCTCTCTCTTTGGCTAAGGCTCTTGAAGGGACTATGCTGGAAATTTCAAAACCCGTTGGTGAGAAGGGCAAGCTTTTTGGTTCAGTTACCGCTACGGATATCTCAGAAGCTCTTAAGGAAAAAGGCTTTGATATAGACAGAAGGCGCATAATTCTTAAGAATCCCATAAAGGAAGTTGGTATATATACTGTGCAAATCAGACTCCATCCCCAAGTGAGCGTTGAACTGAAAGTGGAGATCAGACCATCATGA
- the ssb gene encoding single-stranded DNA-binding protein, translating into MLNKVLIIGRLTKDPVVRYLPSGSQTTEFSIAYNRRYKVGEEWKEESHFFDVKAYGKLAENLGTKISKGYTVVIEGRLTQDRWTDKEGKAQSRVRIVAEAVRIINKPKLDEAPEEEVLPDSYEHGEEEKLWNSQDDEIPF; encoded by the coding sequence ATGCTTAATAAGGTGCTAATCATAGGTAGGCTTACCAAAGATCCGGTGGTAAGATATCTTCCATCGGGAAGTCAGACTACAGAGTTCTCCATAGCGTACAACAGGAGGTATAAGGTAGGAGAAGAATGGAAGGAAGAGAGTCACTTTTTTGATGTGAAAGCTTACGGTAAACTGGCTGAAAACCTTGGCACGAAAATATCCAAAGGCTACACTGTGGTCATAGAAGGAAGGCTGACCCAAGACAGATGGACGGACAAAGAGGGAAAGGCGCAAAGCAGAGTTAGGATAGTCGCAGAGGCGGTAAGAATAATTAACAAACCCAAGCTTGATGAGGCTCCAGAGGAGGAAGTCCTACCTGACAGTTATGAACACGGGGAGGAAGAAAAACTCTGGAACTCTCAGGATGATGAAATACCCTTTTAA
- the rpsR gene encoding 30S ribosomal protein S18, whose protein sequence is MEIKKTAKKACKFCEERKDPSYRNYEELKQFMTERGKIIGRRQTGVCAKHQRILSREIKRARQLALLPYLVA, encoded by the coding sequence ATGGAGATAAAAAAGACAGCAAAAAAGGCATGTAAATTCTGCGAGGAAAGGAAGGATCCGAGTTACAGAAACTACGAAGAACTCAAACAGTTTATGACCGAAAGGGGAAAGATTATAGGAAGGAGGCAAACGGGAGTGTGTGCCAAGCATCAAAGGATATTATCAAGGGAAATAAAGAGAGCGAGACAACTTGCACTCTTGCCTTACCTCGTAGCTTAA
- the ccsB gene encoding c-type cytochrome biogenesis protein CcsB, translated as MRQVIHQKSIWTGGNYLIASAGVFVAILLSLLSVDNIFWYKSATLFYAISSIMYMSYPLFRNAFFEKVSTSTLFLGLFLNLTGMIRRSIQSYELGVFHPPWSNLFEALTFWSFIAGGIYLFIERKYSLRMLGTFVVPLVFVLSAFAIFKASKDITPLMPALRSYWLYLHVVTAFVGYAGFTVAFAGAVLYLIKGKFPETKLLPSQEVLEEITYKAIILVFPVWTASIILGSAWANEAWGGYWSWDPKEVWALIVWLFFGAYLHARQMLGWKGKRVAWMVILGFITVLVCFFAINLYFPGLHSYATD; from the coding sequence ATGAGGCAGGTAATACATCAGAAAAGTATATGGACAGGTGGTAATTACTTGATCGCATCTGCGGGAGTTTTTGTAGCTATTCTTTTGTCCCTTTTGAGTGTAGATAACATCTTCTGGTATAAATCAGCCACACTATTTTACGCCATATCTTCCATAATGTATATGTCTTATCCCTTATTCAGAAACGCTTTTTTTGAGAAAGTGTCAACTTCTACGCTCTTCCTGGGACTTTTTTTGAACCTGACAGGTATGATAAGAAGAAGCATACAGAGTTATGAACTTGGAGTTTTTCACCCACCGTGGAGCAACCTCTTTGAGGCTCTAACCTTTTGGAGCTTTATAGCTGGGGGAATATACCTTTTTATAGAGAGAAAGTATTCCTTAAGAATGCTCGGTACTTTTGTCGTACCTCTCGTGTTTGTTCTGAGCGCTTTTGCTATCTTCAAGGCTTCAAAGGACATAACTCCCCTTATGCCAGCTCTAAGGAGTTACTGGCTTTATCTTCATGTGGTAACTGCCTTTGTAGGTTATGCGGGCTTTACAGTCGCTTTTGCGGGGGCAGTTTTGTATCTAATCAAAGGGAAATTTCCAGAAACTAAACTGCTTCCATCGCAGGAAGTGCTCGAGGAAATAACATACAAAGCTATTATTCTTGTATTCCCAGTATGGACAGCCTCTATAATACTTGGATCAGCTTGGGCAAACGAAGCATGGGGTGGATACTGGAGCTGGGATCCTAAGGAAGTTTGGGCTTTGATCGTGTGGCTTTTCTTTGGAGCATACCTTCACGCAAGGCAGATGCTCGGCTGGAAGGGGAAACGTGTAGCATGGATGGTGATCTTGGGCTTTATAACTGTTCTCGTATGTTTCTTTGCTATAAATTTGTACTTTCCAGGACTTCACAGTTATGCAACCGATTAA